A genome region from Coffea arabica cultivar ET-39 chromosome 7e, Coffea Arabica ET-39 HiFi, whole genome shotgun sequence includes the following:
- the LOC113702140 gene encoding uncharacterized protein isoform X1 — protein MFVKKLVEKASFVKKPGGTDGLKPEDVDPRLIFHYGIPSGANLFAYNNTKKILAISVGDGRIKLFGKNGSQALLESPELLPSKFLQFIENQEILVNTNSNNHIEVWDLEKRCLSYIHDFKKEITSCTSMFHAPYMYFGDSAGNVSVFKVNQETTIIEQMKYHIPLSASHGNSGQVPADIAVIHILPQPTAESKRVLIIYTDGFMTLWDIQDSKAIFTAGGTTLQATSHETKKVTAATWACPFGSKVVVGYSNGEIFMWSIPAPLHSKVEQTKEKDPYAQNGPLIKLNLGYKLDKIPIAKLRWDHADGKASRLYVIGSSDYASANLLQVVLLNDTIESRTIKLGLHTHESPIDLEIVSSFNPQCKQKNNSLLLLGKSGHIYTYDDYLIERYLLQCQSKSSPSLPKEIKVKLPFADTSITVARFVQDNPHLLYLKDQDYDSLAKDILPLFPFETTQKDGTSSNSTQPRGLSKAKNLYITGHDNGAIRIWDVSCPLMRPILSVTQQSEEDTSLSGVPLTALYCTSDLQIFVSGDQGGLIRMYKFKPELFAPETSFLSLQGVSKKGSVIQSIKLLQVNGAVLFINSSQNAKYLAVGTDQGYVCLINLEGPTLLYERHFASELSTGIISLQSVTCSLHGFEKNVLVAATKDSSVVALETESGNTLNTNMIRPKKPSRALYMQILDGLEVSGRCPNTSERTETIKGNFDSLQSKQQVVVVCSEKAVYVYSLVHILQGIKKVHNKKKFHSSSCCWASILESPGSGLILLFSSGKIEIRSLPELSLLKETSVRGVRPSIPKQNSISNTLVCFSVNGDMILVEGDQEAFFISVSLQKDIYRFLDDASQVHSHDLTVVQESSHIIHKEKKKGLFGSVIKDIKGTKAKSETDVEVEDAKESIEALSTIFSVANFLEEVDSEEKSAGKDDTDLDIDDIDIEDPGEKQKGYGVMAALNKQNLADTFQTFKGRFKHMKVKTDKKSTNEVMQDEKGDSVDQIKKKYGYTSTGEPCVATVAKTKLTENLKKLQVLSHCPSFQYSHRPLLDCREDQMKAELACEPFMVNRFL, from the exons CCTGGAGGGACAGATGGTTTGAAACCTGAAGATGTAGATCCCCGCTTGATTTTCCATTATGGCATCCCATCAGGAGCTAATTTGTTTGCTTACAATAATACTAAAAAGATTTTAGCTATTTCAGTTGG GGATGGTCGGATtaaattatttgggaaaaatgGCAGCCAGGCCTTGTTGGAATCTCCTGAATTGTTGCCAAGCAAATTTCTGCAG TTCATCGAGAACCAAGAAATCCTTGTAAACACAAATTCCAATAATCACATTGAG GTCTGGGATCTAGAAAAGAGGTGCTTGTCTTATATTCATGACTTCAAAAAGGAAATCACCTCTTGTACATCCATGTTTCATGCTCCATACAT GTATTTTGGAGATTCTGCTGGTAATGTTTCCGTTTTCAAGGTTAATCAAGAGACAACTATTATAGAGCAGATGAAGTACCATATACCACTCTCAGCATCCCACG GGAATTCAGGTCAAGTTCCTGCTGATATTGCCGTCATTCATATACTGCCTCAACCTACAGCGGAAAGTAAGAg GGTTCTTATCATTTATACTGATGGTTTTATGACATTATGGGACATCCAAGATAGCAAAGCCATTTTCACGGCTGGTGGGACAACATTGCAAGCAACATCCCATGAAACAAAGAAAGTGACTGCAGCAACTTGGGCTTGCCCATTTGGAAGCAAAGTAGTTGTGGGATACAGCAATGGAGAGATTTTCATGTGGAGTATTCCAGCTCCTTTGCACTCAAAAGTTGAACAAACAAAAGAGAAGGACCCTTATGCTCAAAATGGTCCACTTATTAAACTAAATCTTGGATACAAACTGGACAAAATACCTATTGCAAAGTTAAGGTGGGATCATGCAGATGGAAAAGCAAGTCGATTATATGTTATAGGAAGCTCTGACTATGCTTCAGCAAACTTGCTACAA GTAGTTCTACTCAATGATACTATTGAATCCCGTACAATCAAATTGGGGCTCCATACCCACGAATCTCCTATTGATCTGGAGATAGTATCGAGCTTTAATCCACAATGCAAGCAAAAGAACAACTCTCTCCTTTTGCTTGGAAAGTCAGGTCATATATACACCTATGACGATTACCTCATTGAAAGGTACCTATTACAGTGCCAATCCAAGTCCTCCCCATCACTTCCAAAGGAGATAAAGGTGAAATTGCCATTTGCTGATACAAGTATCACAGTCGCAAGATTCGTGCAAGATAACCCACATCTCCTATACTTGAAGGATCAG GACTATGATTCACTAGCAAAAGACATATTACCACTTTTTCCATTTGAGACAACACAAAAAGATGGAACGAGCTCAAACTCAACACAACCTAGGGGGCTTTCAAAGGCGAAGAACTTATATATAACTGGACATGACAATGGAGCCATAAGAATATGGGATGTTTCTTGCCCACTCATGCGTCCAATTCTATCAGTAACTCAGCAG AGTGAGGAAGATACTTCTCTAAGTGGTGTACCACTGACAGCACTGTATTGCACTAGTGATTTGCAGATCTTTGTTTCTGGCGATCAAGGTGGACTG ATACGGATGTATAAATTTAAACCTGAGCTTTTTGCCCCAGAAACCAGTTTCTTGTCCCTGCAAG GAGTTTCAAAGAAGGGAAGCGTCATCCAGAGTATTAAACTTCTGCAGGTTAATGGAGCTGTACTTTTCATAAACTCAAGCCAGAATGCTAAATATCTTGCAGTTGGGACAGATCAAGGATAT GTTTGCCTGATTAATCTTGAGGGACCGACTTTGTTGTATGAGAGACATTTTGCAAGTGAACTCAGTACAGGAATAATCTCTTTGCAATCTGTAACTTGCAGCTTGCATGGTTTTGAAAAGAATGTTTTGGTTGCTGCAACTAAGGATTCTTCTGTGGTAGCACTCGAGACTGAATCAGGAAATACTCTCAACACTAACATGATACGTCCTAAGAAACCTTCTAGAGCTTTGTACATGCAGATTTTGG ATGGACTGGAGGTATCTGGTAGGTGTCCTAACACATCAGAAAGAACAGAAACTATCAAGGGGAATTTTGACAGTCTACAATCAAAGCAACAAGTAGTGGTGGTTTGCTCTGAGAAAGCTGTTTATGTCTACTCCTTGGTTCACATTCTACAG gGTATTAAGAAGGTGCACAATAAGAAGAAGTTCCATTCCTCTTCTTGTTGCTGGGCATCAATTCTTGAAAGTCCTGGTTCAGGGTTGATTCTTCTATTTTCGAGTGGAAAGATCGAGATCAG ATCCTTGCCAGAATTATCTCTTCTAAAGGAAACTTCTGTGAGAGGCGTCAGACCTTCAATTCCAAAGCAGAACTCAATTTCTAACACTTTAGTGTGCTTCTCAGTCAACGGTGACATGATTTTG GTGGAAGGTGATCAGGAAGCATTTTTTATCTCAGTATCACTCCAAAAGGATATCTACAG GTTTCTGGATGATGCTTCCCAAGTCCATTCACATGACCTAACGGTTGTACAAGAATCCTCGCACATCATTcataaagaaaagaagaag GGTTTATTCGGATCTGTTATTAAAGATATTAAGGGGACTAAAGCAAAGAGCGAGACAGatgttgaagttgaagatgcaAAAGAAAGTATTGAAGCATTGTCTACTATCTTCTCAGTTGCTAACTTTCTGGAAGAAGTAGATAGTGAAGAAAAGAGTGCGGGCAAAGATGACACTGATCTGGACATAG ATGATATTGACATTGAAGATCCTGGTGAGAAGCAGAAAGGATATGGAGTAATGGCAGCTCTAAACAAACAGAATTTGGCAGATACGTTTCAGACATTTAAAG GCAGATTTAAACATATGAAGGTAAAGACCGATAAAAAGTCAACAAATGAAGTGATGCAAGACGAGAAGGGTGATTCTGTTGACCAGATAAAGAAAAAGTATGGATACACATCCACTGGT GAACCGTGTGTTGCAACTGTTGCGAAAACAAAGCTGACtgagaatttgaagaagttgcAGGTATTGTCTCACTGTCCCTCCTTTCAATATTCACACAGGCCTTTACTAGATTGTAGAGAGGATCAAATGAAGGCTGAGCTAGCCTGCGAGCCTTTCATGGTTAACCGATTCCTATGA
- the LOC113702140 gene encoding uncharacterized protein isoform X4 has protein sequence MTSKRKSPLVHPCFMLHTLYGRYFGDSAGNVSVFKVNQETTIIEQMKYHIPLSASHGNSGQVPADIAVIHILPQPTAESKRVLIIYTDGFMTLWDIQDSKAIFTAGGTTLQATSHETKKVTAATWACPFGSKVVVGYSNGEIFMWSIPAPLHSKVEQTKEKDPYAQNGPLIKLNLGYKLDKIPIAKLRWDHADGKASRLYVIGSSDYASANLLQVVLLNDTIESRTIKLGLHTHESPIDLEIVSSFNPQCKQKNNSLLLLGKSGHIYTYDDYLIERYLLQCQSKSSPSLPKEIKVKLPFADTSITVARFVQDNPHLLYLKDQDYDSLAKDILPLFPFETTQKDGTSSNSTQPRGLSKAKNLYITGHDNGAIRIWDVSCPLMRPILSVTQQSEEDTSLSGVPLTALYCTSDLQIFVSGDQGGLIRMYKFKPELFAPETSFLSLQGVSKKGSVIQSIKLLQVNGAVLFINSSQNAKYLAVGTDQGYVCLINLEGPTLLYERHFASELSTGIISLQSVTCSLHGFEKNVLVAATKDSSVVALETESGNTLNTNMIRPKKPSRALYMQILDGLEVSGRCPNTSERTETIKGNFDSLQSKQQVVVVCSEKAVYVYSLVHILQGIKKVHNKKKFHSSSCCWASILESPGSGLILLFSSGKIEIRSLPELSLLKETSVRGVRPSIPKQNSISNTLVCFSVNGDMILVEGDQEAFFISVSLQKDIYRFLDDASQVHSHDLTVVQESSHIIHKEKKKGLFGSVIKDIKGTKAKSETDVEVEDAKESIEALSTIFSVANFLEEVDSEEKSAGKDDTDLDIDDIDIEDPGEKQKGYGVMAALNKQNLADTFQTFKGRFKHMKVKTDKKSTNEVMQDEKGDSVDQIKKKYGYTSTGEPCVATVAKTKLTENLKKLQVLSHCPSFQYSHRPLLDCREDQMKAELACEPFMVNRFL, from the exons ATGACTTCAAAAAGGAAATCACCTCTTGTACATCCATGTTTCATGCTCCATACAT TATATGGCAGGTATTTTGGAGATTCTGCTGGTAATGTTTCCGTTTTCAAGGTTAATCAAGAGACAACTATTATAGAGCAGATGAAGTACCATATACCACTCTCAGCATCCCACG GGAATTCAGGTCAAGTTCCTGCTGATATTGCCGTCATTCATATACTGCCTCAACCTACAGCGGAAAGTAAGAg GGTTCTTATCATTTATACTGATGGTTTTATGACATTATGGGACATCCAAGATAGCAAAGCCATTTTCACGGCTGGTGGGACAACATTGCAAGCAACATCCCATGAAACAAAGAAAGTGACTGCAGCAACTTGGGCTTGCCCATTTGGAAGCAAAGTAGTTGTGGGATACAGCAATGGAGAGATTTTCATGTGGAGTATTCCAGCTCCTTTGCACTCAAAAGTTGAACAAACAAAAGAGAAGGACCCTTATGCTCAAAATGGTCCACTTATTAAACTAAATCTTGGATACAAACTGGACAAAATACCTATTGCAAAGTTAAGGTGGGATCATGCAGATGGAAAAGCAAGTCGATTATATGTTATAGGAAGCTCTGACTATGCTTCAGCAAACTTGCTACAA GTAGTTCTACTCAATGATACTATTGAATCCCGTACAATCAAATTGGGGCTCCATACCCACGAATCTCCTATTGATCTGGAGATAGTATCGAGCTTTAATCCACAATGCAAGCAAAAGAACAACTCTCTCCTTTTGCTTGGAAAGTCAGGTCATATATACACCTATGACGATTACCTCATTGAAAGGTACCTATTACAGTGCCAATCCAAGTCCTCCCCATCACTTCCAAAGGAGATAAAGGTGAAATTGCCATTTGCTGATACAAGTATCACAGTCGCAAGATTCGTGCAAGATAACCCACATCTCCTATACTTGAAGGATCAG GACTATGATTCACTAGCAAAAGACATATTACCACTTTTTCCATTTGAGACAACACAAAAAGATGGAACGAGCTCAAACTCAACACAACCTAGGGGGCTTTCAAAGGCGAAGAACTTATATATAACTGGACATGACAATGGAGCCATAAGAATATGGGATGTTTCTTGCCCACTCATGCGTCCAATTCTATCAGTAACTCAGCAG AGTGAGGAAGATACTTCTCTAAGTGGTGTACCACTGACAGCACTGTATTGCACTAGTGATTTGCAGATCTTTGTTTCTGGCGATCAAGGTGGACTG ATACGGATGTATAAATTTAAACCTGAGCTTTTTGCCCCAGAAACCAGTTTCTTGTCCCTGCAAG GAGTTTCAAAGAAGGGAAGCGTCATCCAGAGTATTAAACTTCTGCAGGTTAATGGAGCTGTACTTTTCATAAACTCAAGCCAGAATGCTAAATATCTTGCAGTTGGGACAGATCAAGGATAT GTTTGCCTGATTAATCTTGAGGGACCGACTTTGTTGTATGAGAGACATTTTGCAAGTGAACTCAGTACAGGAATAATCTCTTTGCAATCTGTAACTTGCAGCTTGCATGGTTTTGAAAAGAATGTTTTGGTTGCTGCAACTAAGGATTCTTCTGTGGTAGCACTCGAGACTGAATCAGGAAATACTCTCAACACTAACATGATACGTCCTAAGAAACCTTCTAGAGCTTTGTACATGCAGATTTTGG ATGGACTGGAGGTATCTGGTAGGTGTCCTAACACATCAGAAAGAACAGAAACTATCAAGGGGAATTTTGACAGTCTACAATCAAAGCAACAAGTAGTGGTGGTTTGCTCTGAGAAAGCTGTTTATGTCTACTCCTTGGTTCACATTCTACAG gGTATTAAGAAGGTGCACAATAAGAAGAAGTTCCATTCCTCTTCTTGTTGCTGGGCATCAATTCTTGAAAGTCCTGGTTCAGGGTTGATTCTTCTATTTTCGAGTGGAAAGATCGAGATCAG ATCCTTGCCAGAATTATCTCTTCTAAAGGAAACTTCTGTGAGAGGCGTCAGACCTTCAATTCCAAAGCAGAACTCAATTTCTAACACTTTAGTGTGCTTCTCAGTCAACGGTGACATGATTTTG GTGGAAGGTGATCAGGAAGCATTTTTTATCTCAGTATCACTCCAAAAGGATATCTACAG GTTTCTGGATGATGCTTCCCAAGTCCATTCACATGACCTAACGGTTGTACAAGAATCCTCGCACATCATTcataaagaaaagaagaag GGTTTATTCGGATCTGTTATTAAAGATATTAAGGGGACTAAAGCAAAGAGCGAGACAGatgttgaagttgaagatgcaAAAGAAAGTATTGAAGCATTGTCTACTATCTTCTCAGTTGCTAACTTTCTGGAAGAAGTAGATAGTGAAGAAAAGAGTGCGGGCAAAGATGACACTGATCTGGACATAG ATGATATTGACATTGAAGATCCTGGTGAGAAGCAGAAAGGATATGGAGTAATGGCAGCTCTAAACAAACAGAATTTGGCAGATACGTTTCAGACATTTAAAG GCAGATTTAAACATATGAAGGTAAAGACCGATAAAAAGTCAACAAATGAAGTGATGCAAGACGAGAAGGGTGATTCTGTTGACCAGATAAAGAAAAAGTATGGATACACATCCACTGGT GAACCGTGTGTTGCAACTGTTGCGAAAACAAAGCTGACtgagaatttgaagaagttgcAGGTATTGTCTCACTGTCCCTCCTTTCAATATTCACACAGGCCTTTACTAGATTGTAGAGAGGATCAAATGAAGGCTGAGCTAGCCTGCGAGCCTTTCATGGTTAACCGATTCCTATGA
- the LOC113702140 gene encoding uncharacterized protein isoform X2, translating into MFVKKLVEKASFVKKPGGTDGLKPEDVDPRLIFHYGIPSGANLFAYNNTKKILAISVGDGRIKLFGKNGSQALLESPELLPSKFLQFIENQEILVNTNSNNHIEVWDLEKRCLSYIHDFKKEITSCTSMFHAPYMYFGDSAGNVSVFKVNQETTIIEQMKYHIPLSASHGNSGQVPADIAVIHILPQPTAESKRVLIIYTDGFMTLWDIQDSKAIFTAGGTTLQATSHETKKVTAATWACPFGSKVVVGYSNGEIFMWSIPAPLHSKVEQTKEKDPYAQNGPLIKLNLGYKLDKIPIAKLRWDHADGKASRLYVIGSSDYASANLLQVVLLNDTIESRTIKLGLHTHESPIDLEIVSSFNPQCKQKNNSLLLLGKSGHIYTYDDYLIERYLLQCQSKSSPSLPKEIKVKLPFADTSITVARFVQDNPHLLYLKDQDYDSLAKDILPLFPFETTQKDGTSSNSTQPRGLSKAKNLYITGHDNGAIRIWDVSCPLMRPILSVTQQSEEDTSLSGVPLTALYCTSDLQIFVSGDQGGLIRMYKFKPELFAPETSFLSLQGVSKKGSVIQSIKLLQVNGAVLFINSSQNAKYLAVGTDQGYVCLINLEGPTLLYERHFASELSTGIISLQSVTCSLHGFEKNVLVAATKDSSVVALETESGNTLNTNMIRPKKPSRALYMQILDGLEVSGRCPNTSERTETIKGNFDSLQSKQQVVVVCSEKAVYVYSLVHILQGIKKVHNKKKFHSSSCCWASILESPGSGLILLFSSGKIEIRSLPELSLLKETSVRGVRPSIPKQNSISNTLVCFSVNGDMILVEGDQEAFFISVSLQKDIYRFLDDASQVHSHDLTVVQESSHIIHKEKKKGLFGSVIKDIKGTKAKSETDVEVEDAKESIEALSTIFSVANFLEEVDSEEKSAGKDDTDLDIDDIDIEDPGEKQKGYGVMAALNKQNLADTFQTFKGRFKHMKVKTDKKSTNEVMQDEKGDSVDQIKKKYGYTSTGEPCVATVAKTKLTENLKKLQGIGLKSSEMQDTARSFSSMAKEVLRFTENDKRS; encoded by the exons CCTGGAGGGACAGATGGTTTGAAACCTGAAGATGTAGATCCCCGCTTGATTTTCCATTATGGCATCCCATCAGGAGCTAATTTGTTTGCTTACAATAATACTAAAAAGATTTTAGCTATTTCAGTTGG GGATGGTCGGATtaaattatttgggaaaaatgGCAGCCAGGCCTTGTTGGAATCTCCTGAATTGTTGCCAAGCAAATTTCTGCAG TTCATCGAGAACCAAGAAATCCTTGTAAACACAAATTCCAATAATCACATTGAG GTCTGGGATCTAGAAAAGAGGTGCTTGTCTTATATTCATGACTTCAAAAAGGAAATCACCTCTTGTACATCCATGTTTCATGCTCCATACAT GTATTTTGGAGATTCTGCTGGTAATGTTTCCGTTTTCAAGGTTAATCAAGAGACAACTATTATAGAGCAGATGAAGTACCATATACCACTCTCAGCATCCCACG GGAATTCAGGTCAAGTTCCTGCTGATATTGCCGTCATTCATATACTGCCTCAACCTACAGCGGAAAGTAAGAg GGTTCTTATCATTTATACTGATGGTTTTATGACATTATGGGACATCCAAGATAGCAAAGCCATTTTCACGGCTGGTGGGACAACATTGCAAGCAACATCCCATGAAACAAAGAAAGTGACTGCAGCAACTTGGGCTTGCCCATTTGGAAGCAAAGTAGTTGTGGGATACAGCAATGGAGAGATTTTCATGTGGAGTATTCCAGCTCCTTTGCACTCAAAAGTTGAACAAACAAAAGAGAAGGACCCTTATGCTCAAAATGGTCCACTTATTAAACTAAATCTTGGATACAAACTGGACAAAATACCTATTGCAAAGTTAAGGTGGGATCATGCAGATGGAAAAGCAAGTCGATTATATGTTATAGGAAGCTCTGACTATGCTTCAGCAAACTTGCTACAA GTAGTTCTACTCAATGATACTATTGAATCCCGTACAATCAAATTGGGGCTCCATACCCACGAATCTCCTATTGATCTGGAGATAGTATCGAGCTTTAATCCACAATGCAAGCAAAAGAACAACTCTCTCCTTTTGCTTGGAAAGTCAGGTCATATATACACCTATGACGATTACCTCATTGAAAGGTACCTATTACAGTGCCAATCCAAGTCCTCCCCATCACTTCCAAAGGAGATAAAGGTGAAATTGCCATTTGCTGATACAAGTATCACAGTCGCAAGATTCGTGCAAGATAACCCACATCTCCTATACTTGAAGGATCAG GACTATGATTCACTAGCAAAAGACATATTACCACTTTTTCCATTTGAGACAACACAAAAAGATGGAACGAGCTCAAACTCAACACAACCTAGGGGGCTTTCAAAGGCGAAGAACTTATATATAACTGGACATGACAATGGAGCCATAAGAATATGGGATGTTTCTTGCCCACTCATGCGTCCAATTCTATCAGTAACTCAGCAG AGTGAGGAAGATACTTCTCTAAGTGGTGTACCACTGACAGCACTGTATTGCACTAGTGATTTGCAGATCTTTGTTTCTGGCGATCAAGGTGGACTG ATACGGATGTATAAATTTAAACCTGAGCTTTTTGCCCCAGAAACCAGTTTCTTGTCCCTGCAAG GAGTTTCAAAGAAGGGAAGCGTCATCCAGAGTATTAAACTTCTGCAGGTTAATGGAGCTGTACTTTTCATAAACTCAAGCCAGAATGCTAAATATCTTGCAGTTGGGACAGATCAAGGATAT GTTTGCCTGATTAATCTTGAGGGACCGACTTTGTTGTATGAGAGACATTTTGCAAGTGAACTCAGTACAGGAATAATCTCTTTGCAATCTGTAACTTGCAGCTTGCATGGTTTTGAAAAGAATGTTTTGGTTGCTGCAACTAAGGATTCTTCTGTGGTAGCACTCGAGACTGAATCAGGAAATACTCTCAACACTAACATGATACGTCCTAAGAAACCTTCTAGAGCTTTGTACATGCAGATTTTGG ATGGACTGGAGGTATCTGGTAGGTGTCCTAACACATCAGAAAGAACAGAAACTATCAAGGGGAATTTTGACAGTCTACAATCAAAGCAACAAGTAGTGGTGGTTTGCTCTGAGAAAGCTGTTTATGTCTACTCCTTGGTTCACATTCTACAG gGTATTAAGAAGGTGCACAATAAGAAGAAGTTCCATTCCTCTTCTTGTTGCTGGGCATCAATTCTTGAAAGTCCTGGTTCAGGGTTGATTCTTCTATTTTCGAGTGGAAAGATCGAGATCAG ATCCTTGCCAGAATTATCTCTTCTAAAGGAAACTTCTGTGAGAGGCGTCAGACCTTCAATTCCAAAGCAGAACTCAATTTCTAACACTTTAGTGTGCTTCTCAGTCAACGGTGACATGATTTTG GTGGAAGGTGATCAGGAAGCATTTTTTATCTCAGTATCACTCCAAAAGGATATCTACAG GTTTCTGGATGATGCTTCCCAAGTCCATTCACATGACCTAACGGTTGTACAAGAATCCTCGCACATCATTcataaagaaaagaagaag GGTTTATTCGGATCTGTTATTAAAGATATTAAGGGGACTAAAGCAAAGAGCGAGACAGatgttgaagttgaagatgcaAAAGAAAGTATTGAAGCATTGTCTACTATCTTCTCAGTTGCTAACTTTCTGGAAGAAGTAGATAGTGAAGAAAAGAGTGCGGGCAAAGATGACACTGATCTGGACATAG ATGATATTGACATTGAAGATCCTGGTGAGAAGCAGAAAGGATATGGAGTAATGGCAGCTCTAAACAAACAGAATTTGGCAGATACGTTTCAGACATTTAAAG GCAGATTTAAACATATGAAGGTAAAGACCGATAAAAAGTCAACAAATGAAGTGATGCAAGACGAGAAGGGTGATTCTGTTGACCAGATAAAGAAAAAGTATGGATACACATCCACTGGT GAACCGTGTGTTGCAACTGTTGCGAAAACAAAGCTGACtgagaatttgaagaagttgcAG GGGATAGGTTTGAAATCTTCCGAGATGCAGGACACCGCCAGATCGTTTTCCTCTATGGCCAAAGAAGTTTTGCGATTTACTGAAAATGACAAACGAAGTTGA